A portion of the Bubalus kerabau isolate K-KA32 ecotype Philippines breed swamp buffalo chromosome 1, PCC_UOA_SB_1v2, whole genome shotgun sequence genome contains these proteins:
- the LOC129619404 gene encoding prostaglandin E2 omega-hydroxylase CYP4F21-like, with protein MNECEEEEERGLGAIELQMVLHLAFHWPNVISFLYPERLQDSPCTPFDHRLLELSMSWLGLGLVAASPWLLLLVVGASWLLAHILAWTYTFYNNCRCLQCFPQPPKLNWFFAHPYLIQSWEEGLLYTQGLASTYGEVCCSWGVGGWHVVICIFHPTAPAAVAPKNMNFYNFLKPWLGDGLLLSAGDKWSGHRCMLTPAFHFSILKPYMKIFTKSTDIMHTKWERLVTQGHTRLDMFEHVSLLTLDSLQKCVFSFDSNCQEKPSEYITTILELCELVAKQNKQIFLHTDFLYFLTPDGRRFCRACRLVHDFTDSIIQERRCTLPNENIDDFLKAKAKAKTKTLDFIDVLLLTKDEDGKGLSDEDIRAEADTFMFEGHDTTASGLSWILYNLAKHPEYQERCRQEVQELLRDRESKEIEWDDLAHLPFLTMCIKESLWLHPPVAFNSRCCTQDIVLPDGRVIPKGVVCRIDIFGTHHNPSVWPDPEVYDPFRFDPENIKGKSPLAFIPFSAGPRNCIGQTFAMTEMKVVLALTLLRFAFRPDKEEPCRKPELILRAEDGLWLQVELLSAGPQ; from the exons ATGAATGAatgcgaggaggaggaggagagaggcctgggggCCATAGAGTTGCAGATGGTGCTGCACCT GGCCTTCCACTGGCCAAATGTCATCTCCTTTCTCTACCCAGAGAGGCTGCAA GATTCACCCTGCACCCCATTCGACCACAGGTTGCTGGAGCTGAGCATGTCCTGGCTGGGGCTCGGGCTGGTGGCAGCCTCcccgtggctgctgctgctggtggtcgGGGCCTCCTGGCTCCTGGCCCACATCCTGGCCTGGACCTACACCTTCTACAACAACTGTCGCTGCCTCCAGTGTTTTCCGCAGCCCCCAAAACTGAATTGGTTCTTCGCTCACCCGTACCTG ATTCAGAGCTGGGAGGAAGGTCTCCTGTACACACAGGGCCTGGCCAGCACCTATGGGGAAGTGTGCTGCTCGTGGGGCGTGGGGGGCTGGCATGTGGTCATCTGCATCTTCCACCCCACTGCTCCAG CTGCTGTCGCACCCAAGAACATGAATTTCTACAACTTTCTGAAGCCCTGGCTGG GGGATGGGCTCCTGCTGAGTGCTGGTGACAAGTGGAGTGGGCACCGCTGCATGCTGACACCTGCCTTCCACTTCAGCATCCTGAAGCCCTATATGAAGATTTTCACCAAGAGCACAGACATCATGCAC ACCAAGTGGGAGCGCCTGGTCACCCAGGGCCACACCCGTCTGGACATGTTTGAACATGTCAGCCTCCTGACCCTGGACAGTCTGCAGAAATGTGTCTTCAGTTTTGACAGCAATTGCCAGGA GAAGCCCAGTGAATATATCACCACCATCTTGGAGCTCTGTGAGCTTGTGGCAAAGCAGAACAAGCAGATCTTCCTGCACACCGACTTCCTGTACTTCCTCACCCCGGATGGGCGGCGCTTCTGCAGGGCCTGCCGCCTGGTGCACGACTTTACAGATTCCATCATCCAGGAGCGGCGCTGCACTCTCCCCAATGAGAATATTGATGACTTCCTTAAGGCCAAGGCCAAGGCGAAGACCAAGACTTTGGACTTCATTGATGTGCTTCTGCTGACCAAG GATGAAGATGGGAAGGGATTGTCAGACGAAGACATCCGGGCTGAAGCTGACACCTTTATGTTTGAGG GCCATGATACTACAGCCAGTGGCCTCTCCTGGATTCTGTACAACCTTGCAAAGCACCCAGAATACCAGGAGCGCTGCCGGCAGGAGGTGCAAGAGCTCCTGAGGGACCGTGAGTCTAAAGAGATTGAATG GGACGACCTGGCCCATTTGCCCTTCCTGACCATGTGCATCAAGGAGAGTCTGTGGTTGCACCCTCCAGTCGCGTTCAACTCTCGCTGCTGTACCCAGGACATTGTGCTCCCAGACGGCCGGGTCATCCCCAAAG GTGTTGTCTGCCGCATTGATATTTTCGGGACCCACCACAACCCATCTGTGTGGCCAGACCCTGAG GTCTATGACCCCTTCCGCTTCGACCCAGAAAACATCAAAGGGAAGTCACCTCTGGCTTTTATTCCCTTCTCAGCAGGTCCCAG GAATTGCATTGGACAGACGTTTGCCATGACTGAGATGAAGGTGGTCCTCGCTCTCACCCTGCTGCGCTTCGCTTTTCGGCCAGACAAGGAGGAGCCATGCAGGAAGCCGGAGCTGATTCTGCGCGCGGAGGATGGACTTTGGCTTCAGGTGGAGCTGCTGAGCGCAGGCCCTCAGTGA